The Rhodoligotrophos defluvii DNA window GCGGGGCCGCGGCCGTTCGCGGAGGCGCGGCAGCCGCGGGAGCGGCGACCGCAGCCTATAGCGTCGGCTCGCTCGGCCAGACCGGGGCCGCAGGCGTCGCCTCCGGCCTCGGCGGTGTCGCCCGCGCCGCAGGTTCCGCCGCCATCTCGCCCCTCAAACGCGCCTCCGCGCGTGCCAGCGGGTCCGTCAAATCCAGCTTCACCGAAGGCGCGCGGGCCGGCTTCGGCGCGACAGGCGGCACATCCTCCATGGGCACGGTCGGCGGCGCGAGCGCCGACCCCGCCGCCGCGCCTTCCGGTCCGGTGGGCAGTCCTCCGGCCTGGGCGCAGCGGATGCAGCGCCGGCAGGCCATGAACCACGGCACCACCATGGCCGCCCATGCGGTGCGCTCCGGCGACAGCCACGGCGGCGGTTCCTCCATCAACCTTTCCGAAAGAGACCGCTCATGAACATATTCAAACGACCAGCAACGCATTACGGCAAATCGCCGGAACCCACGACGCCTTACCAGAAGGCCGCACAGGCATGGGACGAGCGCATCGGCTCGGCCCGTGTGCAGGCGAGAAACTGGCGCTATTTCGCTTTCGGCTCCCTGATCCTCTCGGCAGGCTTCGCGTCCGCGCTCGTCTTGCAGTCGGCGCGCGGGACCGTGGTGCCTTGGGTGGTGCAGGTCGACAATCTCGGCCAGGCGCAGGCTGTAGCGCCGGCCGTCGCCGATTATCGCCCCACCGATCCGCAGATCGCATGGCATCTCGGCCGATTCATCGAGCAGGTTCGTGCGATCCCGGCCGATGCCATCATCGTCCGCCAGAACTGGCTTCGCGCCTACGAGTTCACCACGGATCGCGGCGCGGCAGCATTGAACGATTACGCGAGGGCAAATGACCCGTTCACCCGCGTCGGCCGTCAGCAGGTCGCAGTCGAGGTGTCGAGCGTCATCCGGGCGTCCCCGACCAGCTTCCGCATTGCTTGGACCGAACGCCATTACGAGAACGGCCAATTCTCCACGACTGAACGCTGGACCGCGATCCTGACCATCGTGATCCAGCCGCCCCGCAATGCCGAGCGGCTGCGCGCCAACCCACTCGGTATCTACGTCAACGCAATCTCATGGTCGCGGGAGATGAGCCAATGAGGACGATCACCCACACACCCGCGATTGCGGTCGTGCTGCTTTCGGCCACCATGCTGGCCGGCTGCGCCACCAACCGGACGCAGCAATGGAGCTATGACGCCGAGGTGCCGCCGCTGCCAGCGGTGCAGACAGCCGCGACCGACGACACGCCAAGGCCGCTGCATGTGCCGCCGGCATGGACCGTGGCGCGAGGCGGGCAGACCGCCGCCACGCCGGCCGGTCGCGTCGAGAACGCCAATGCCGCAGCTCGTGTCGAGCCGCGCCGAGAAGGCTATCACAACGCCATCCAAATTTATCCGTGGTCCGAAGGCGCGCTCTATCAGGTCTATGCCGCAGTCGGGCAGATCACCACCATCGCGTTGGAGCCGGGCGAGAGCCTGACCGGCACGGGGCCGATCGCGGCCGGCGACACCGCCCGCTGGATCATCGGCGATACGGAAAGCGGTTCAGGAGCGAGCCGGCGCGTGCATGTGCTGGTGAAGCCGACCCGGCCGGACATCTCCACCAACCTCGTCATCACCACCGACCGCCGCATCTACATGATCGAGCTGCGCGCCCGCGATGCGCTCTACATGCCGGCCGTGGCCTGGGCCTATCCCGCGCCGCCGCCCGGCCAGCGCCAGATCGTTCCGGCTGCGCCGGTCATCCCGGCCGAGGCCGCAAGGAACTACCGCTACGGCCTGACCGGAGACAGCCCGCCATGGCGGCCGGTTTCCGTCTTCGACGATGGACGCCGCGTCTATGTCGTCTTCCCGGCCGGGATCGTCCAGGGAGAGATGCCGCCGATCTTCGTGCTCGGTTCCGATGGCGAGCCGCAGATCGTCAACAGCCGCGTCCACCAGAACGTCCTGATCGTGGACCGCCTGTTCGGCGCGGCCGAACTGCGCCTTGGCAGCGGCAACCGCCAGCAGACGGTCAGGATCGTCCGCATCAACCCGACGCAGGCCGCCGCCGCGCAGCCCGCCAGCGCGACCGGAGACTCCCCGTCATGACGGACAACACCATCACCGATACCGCCGCGCCCATGCGGCTGCGCGCCGAACCGCCCCGCGTCACCCGCCTGTCCCGCAGGATGCTGGCAGGTGTCGGCGCTGTCGCCTTGCTCGGCATCGGGGGCGCGCTGATCTACGCGCTCCAGACCCGCGATGCTGGACCGGGCGGGGACGAACTCTATTCGACCGAGAACCGTCCTACGGCGGACGGTCTCGCCGGCCTGCCGCGTGACTATACCGGCCCGGCCCTGGGACCGCCATTGCCGGGCGACCTCGGCCGCCCGATCCTCGACGCGCAGAACCGGGGACAGCCGGTTGTGCCGCCTGCAATCACGACGCCGGCCGTCGATCCCGAAGAAGAACGACGCCGCGCCGAGGAAGAAGCCGCGCGCGTGAGCAACGTGTTCTTCCAGACAGGTCCGCGCGTCGGGGCCACGCCCGGCATGACGATGCCCGGCCTTGCCGGTCTCGACCTTGGAGGACAACTCGCCGCGCAGGATCGGCACACGGCGTTTCTCAATGCGCCAGTGGACCGGCAGACCGTCGCCCCTGATCGCGTCACGCCACCAGCCTCGCCCTGGATACTCCAGGCCGGGGCCGTGATCCCGGCTGCGCTCATCACCGGCATCCGTTCGGACCTACCTGGGCAAATCACCGCCCAAGTGACGGAAAACGTCTATGACAGCCCAACCGGCAGCCTGCTCCTGATCCCGCAGGGCACGCGCATCATCGGCCAATACGATGATGGCGTGACCTTTGGCCAGCGGCGTGTCCTGCTGGTCTGGAACCGCCTGATCCTGCCGGGCGGCCGATCCATCGTGCTGGAGCGCCTGCCGGGCGCGGATGCTTCCGGTTATGCCGGCCTTGAGGATGGCGTCGATTATCACTGGTGGGATCTGATGAGAGCGGCCGGCTTGTCCACGCTGCTTGCGGTCGGCACGGAGCTGGCGACCAGCGACGAGGACCGGCTGATCCGCGCCATCCGCGACGGCGCGCAGGACACCATCAATCAGGCCGGCCAGCAGATCGTCCAGCGCCAGTTGCAGGTCGCGCCCACGCTCACCATCCGGCCGGGCTTCCCGGTCAGGATCATCGTGACCCGTGACCTTGTGTTCGAGCCGGCAGGGGGTTGACCATGACCAAGCTGAAACTTGGCCCGCTGCCCGACGATAAGCCCGTCAAGGTTACGGTAGAGCTGCCCGCGCCGCTCCATCGCGATCTTGTCGCCTATGCCGAGGTGCTGGCCCGCGAGAGCGGCCAGCCCGCCGCCGATCCCGTCAGGCTGATCGTGCCGATGCTGGAGCGGTTCATCGCCACGGATCGCGGTTTCGTCAAGGCACGGCGAACAATGGGGTAGGCTATTTCTCGGTGGCTGATAGGAGAGCTGGAAATAGGTGAGTGCTTAGCCTGACAGGGCCGCACCAGACCATGCGCCTGTCCCGATGGCCCAAATTGTATTGATGGCCGAAGCCAGTTTCAGTTTGGGTTTCTCAGTCCTAAAGGCAGTTTCTGTTTCCATGTGGTTCTCCTTTCCGTTCGATGCTGACAGTAGTGCAACGGCATAAGCCGTTACCCAAAGGGCAATGAAGGTTAGAAGGCCACCGAGACAGAGAACATGAAGGGGAATCGAACCCCAACCTACCAGACCTGTCAGGCTAAACACTCACCCTTATTTATATGGATGGCGACGAGCGTTCAGACAAGACGCTTCGCGCATCCATATTAAGTTTGCATGTCGCCTCAATGGCGGGGGTGCCGCCAGCGCATAAACGCAAATGCGGCACGCTACAGGCCGCCGACTGCCCTCCATGGTTCGCTCAATTCCGGGGCCTTGAGCGCCCCGCAATCCACCAGAGCCAAGGAGGATTCCATGTGCGCAGAGCGCCGCCGCGCCCGCAAAGGGCGACCGCGACAGCCGGTCCCCGAAACACTTCCCGACGATCTTTTCGACTACGCCGACGATCCCGCGCCGCGTCGCAGCACGCCGCCCCACGCCTTCGATGTCGAGAAGTTACCCGTCATCGACGACTGGCCCGAGGACGTGCCGATCACCGAGGTCGAAATACAGGTGTTCGAGCGTTGGTTCGCCGATGTTTTCGACGAGATGTTCGGCTCGCTTGACCCGGTTCCCGGCTTTACAAACCTATCTCGTGATGATAGGAATAGGGAGTGATTTGAGCGCCGGGATTTGCAATGACGACGCTGAAAGTCGGGATCGCCGACCCCGAAGAAATGAAGACCCGCACCATGCGGATCGCCAGAGGCGAGGAAAAGTCCGCGCCCGGCGAGCCGACCGTCTGGTTCGCGTCCACGGAGTCGTTCGCCCGGCTTTTGTCGGCGAGCAATCGGGAATTGCTGCGCGTCATCCATGAGCACGCACCGGGATCGCTGGAGGAACTGGCGCAGATCACCGGCCGCGCCGGCCCCAACATCTCACGCACGCTCAAGAAAATGGAGGGTTGCGGCCTTATCCGCATGGAGAAGGGCAAGGGCCTCAAGCTGGTCCCCAAGGTCGTTCACGACCGCGTGGAACTTGTCCTGCCCCTGATCGAGCGCCGCAAGAAGAAAGGAACCCGCACATGAACGCACAATCACCCACGGTCGCTTTGCGGGCCGCCCTTTATCTGCGCGTCTCCACGACCCGACAGGCAGAGCATGACGTGTCGATCCCCGACCAGAAGCGCCAGGGCGAAGCCTATTGCGAGGCGCGCGGCTATCAGCTTGTCGAGACCTTCGTTGAGGCAGGGGCTTCGGCCACCAACGACCGCCGGCCCGAGTTTCAACGCATGATCGAGGCGGGCACGTCCAAGCCCGCGCCCTTCGATGTCGTTGTGGTCCATAGCTTCTCGCGCTTCTTCCGCGATCACTTCGAGCTGGAGTTCAACGTCAGGAAGCTCGCCAAGAACGGCGTCAAGCTGGTGTCCATCACGCAGGAAATGGGCGACGATCCCATGCACGTCATGATGCGGCAGATCATGGCGCTGTTCGACGAATACCAGTCGAAGGAGAACGGCAAGCACGTCATGCGGGCGTTGAAGGAGAATGCCCGGCAAGGCTTCTGGAACGGCTCCCTGCCGCCCATCGGCTACCGCGTCGTCGCAGCCGAGCAGCGTGGCGTGAAGGTCAAGAAGAAGCTGGAGATCGACCCGCTGCACGCCGGAACGATCCGGCTTATCTACCGCCTCGCCCTGGAGGGCGAGGGCGATAGCGGCCAGATGGGCGTCAAGGCCATCGTCAAGCATCTCAACCGCAACGGCATCTTCACCCGCGACGGCGGCAGGTGGGGCATTGGGCAGGTTCACCGCGTCCTGACCCGCCGCACCTATATCGGCGAGCATCAGTTCAACAAGCGCGGCAAGTCGAAGGAGTTGAAGCCCGAGGGTGAGGTCATAACCGTTCCGGTCCCTCCGATCATCGACCGCGAGACCTTTAACGCGGTGCAGAAGCTCTTGCAGGCCCGCAACCCCAAGACCGAGCTGCCTGCGCGCGTCGTGATCGGGCCGACCCTGCTGACCGGCATTTGCTATTGCGGCAATTGCGGGGGAGCCATGACCATCCGCACAGGCAAGAGCGGTCGCTATCGCTACTATGCCTGCTCGATCAAGGCGCGGCAGGGCGAAACCGGCTGCAAGGGTCGCGCGATCCCGATGGACAAGCTCGACAAGATGGTGGTCGGCCATATCGAGGAACGCCTGCTCGATCCCAACCGGCTGGAGAACCTGCTTGGCAGCGTCCTCGGCCGCCGGTCGGAGCAGGCCGAGCGTCGCCGGCAGCACATCGCCGAATTGCAGCGGCGGGCGGCCGAATCGGAACTACGCCTCAAGCGCCTCTACGACGCCATAGAGGCCGGCATTGCCGATCTGGACGACCCGGCGCTTGCGGAGCGCATCGCCCGCCTCAAGGTGATCCGCGATCAAGCCAGGGCCGATGCCGACCGCGCCCAGGCATTGCTCGACAGTCCCGGCCACAGCTCCATCAGCCCCGCGATGATCCGTGGTTTTTCACAGCGCGCCCGCGAGCGCATCCGGGGCCGCGAGGGCGGCTATCGGCGGGATCATCTGCGCTCTTTGGCGCAGCGTGTCGAGGTCGCGGATGACGCAATCCGCATCATGGGATCGAAGACGGAGCTGCTAAGGACGCTTATTGCCGGCCAAGGGCGGCAATCGGCGGCGATTGGCGTGCCCAGAGGCGGTCTAAAATGGCGGAGGGGGTGGGATTCGAACCCACGGTACGCTTGCGCGCACAACGGTTTTCGAGACCGCCCCAATCGACCACTCTGGCACCCCTCCGCGGGACAGACGGCTCAGGCGCCGCCTTTGGTCGCTCAGGCCGCGTTCACATAGCGCCGAATGGGCCTTATGCCAAGCCCTGGCGGCATTCGGCAGCGGAAAAAGGACGCGGCGGCGATTGTGCCAGAAATGACCGCCGGTTCCTTGACAGCGAAGCCGATCCGCGTATAGTGCCGGCCAAAATGACCGGGCGCCTTCTCGCGCGCGGTCCTGACTTGTTTCTATACCAGGCGGATTTGGTCACCATGTACGCGGTCATCAAGACGGGCGGCAAGCAATATAGAGTTGCCGCAAATGACGTAATCGAGGTCGAGCGGCTTTCCGCCGAGCCGGGCGACATTGTCGAGATCACGGACGTGCTGCTGGTGGGCGGCGAAGGCCAGCCGGTGATCGGCGCCCCGCTCGTGCCCGGCGCGAAGGTCGCCGCGGAGGTGGTCGCGCAGGATCGCGGCGAGAAGATCATCATCTTCAAGAAGCGGCGCCGCAAGCACTACCAGCGGAAGAACGGCCATCGCCAGCTTCTGACGCGGCTGAAGATCACCGAGATCCTGACTGAGGGAGCGAAGGGCAGCAAGGCGGAAGCTTCCGCCTGATCCGCATCGGCGCTTACCTCGTCGTAACTTATTCCATGAACAATGGCGCCCATCGCGCCGACAGAAGACCCACGGGAGCACATCATGGCTCATAAGAAAGCAGGCGGTTCCTCGCGCAACGGTCGTGACTCGGCAGGCCGCCGCCTCGGTGTGAAGAAGTTTGGCGGCGAGCACGTCATTCCAGGGAACATCCTGGTCCGTCAGCGCGGCACGAAATGGCATCCCGGCGACAATGTCGGCCTCGGCAAAGATCACACGATCTTCGCTCTGATCGAGGGCAAAGTCGAGTTCCGCACCGGCCGCAGCAAACGGACGTATGTATCCGTAGTACCGGCCAGCTGACGGCGGATGTGCGTTCCGTCCGCCGGCGTCCCATCGAACCGGCGGATCGGATGATCCGAAATCTCGCGAAAGCAGAAACGGGGAGATGGCGGCGTCCATCTCCCCGTTTTCTTTTGCTGCCTGCAGGAAGGATCATCCCATGAATATGGCAGTCGAATTCACCGCCCCCGTCGCGCCCGCCATCGAGACCGGCCGGCTGATCCTCACTCCGCCGACATTTGCGGATGCACCGCGCATCGCCGCGCTGTGCAATGATCGCACCGTGGCCGAGAACACCACCCGCATTCCCCACCCCTATAGCGAGCAGGACGCGATCTCGTGGCTTGGGACCTTGGGCGAGAGGCCGACAACCGACCAGGCGGTGTTCGGGATCTGGCTCAACATTCCGGAGCGCGTGCTGATCGGCGCCATCGGCCTGGAGCGGCTCACCTCAGGCAGCGAACCGGCACTCGGCTACTGGCTGGGCGCGGGGTATCGCGGCCGCGGATTCGCCACCGAGGCGGCCAAGGCCATACTGGGGTACGGCTTTCAGGTCCTCGGCCATGATGCTGTGGTCGCCTCCTGCCGGCTGACCAATGCCGCATCGCGCCGCGTGATCGAGAAGTGCGGCTTCACCTATGCGGGCCTGACCCGGTCCTATCTGCTCGCGCTCGACCAGGAGGAGCCGATGGACTTCTTCCGATTGAGCCGGGAACAGTGGTCAAGGCGAAGGCGGGCTGCCGCGATCGGGTAACCGGCCGGGCGCCGGCAAGGCGCCCAGCCACCAACTCCTCAGGTGAATCGGTCATTTGTCGGAACTCGGAATACGGGTCAGTAATCATTATTTCAACCATAGATTGTATAACCGCCCAAGTCTGTTAGTTTAGCGTCGTCGCTGACCGGCACCGCACCCATTCAGCGGAATGTCCGGTCGATTTCAGCACCTAACCGGGCGGGGAATGACATCTGTCATCCCCGCTTTTCGGAACGGCAGATGATCCGGACCGCTGTTGACATCGATCTCTCGCGCCGAGAGACCATTCAGACAGACAATCTCATCTTCAGGCGACCCGAAGTCGGAGACCTGCCGCAGCTTCTCGAATTCGCCAGGGATCCCCTGCTCATAAAGCATTCGATCAGCCGGTCCGATTTTACGCCCTACGGGCTCAAGCTTTTCATCGGCCAGCTGCCGAATCCTCCGACGCCGATGCTCACCATGTTCGGCGTCTTCTTCAAGGAGGCTCCCGAAGAGCTCTACGGCACCGTCAGCTATGCGCTGCGGGAGGGCAATACGGTTCCGCGCATGACGCTATGGATCCGCGCCAAATATCGGCGCCGGCGCTTTCTGGCGGAAGTGCCTACGGCCCTTCTCGATTTCGCCTTCTTGGTACACCGGCTGGATGCGATCCACGCGGATGCCTTTCCCGACCAGAAGATAACGCCTGCCCTGGCGCTCAAATACGGCTTCAAATTCATTGGCTATCGCATGGAATTTTCGCCCATGCAGGAGCGGGAAATCGTCCTGTCGGTCATGGAGCTTACGCGGGACGAGTGGCTTGATTACCATCGCGAGCGCTTCGTGCGCCGCTCGTCAATGGTGCATCCCCTGCCGCAGCGCAGCCTCTCTCCTCACGTGTCTTCCCTCGCATAGGAGATGACCGACAGGAATCGTATCGGCAGGGAAATCATCTCTTCCGGCCCGTGCGGCGCGTCCGCATCGAAGAACAGGCTGTCGCCGGGCAGCAGCCGATAGAGCTGATCGGCGTGCCTATAGACCACCTCGCCTTCGAGCATGTAGATGAATTCCATCCCCTCGTGCTGGAACAGAGGAAAGACGTCGGAATCTTTCGTCAGGGTGATGAGATAGGGCTCGACCACCACCCGACCCGTCACCCCGCCGCTGTGGCCGAGCAGCTGGTACTGGTGACCCGCGCGGGTGCCGCGCCGTTCGATCACGAGCCCCTGCCCTGCCTTCACGTGCACCGCGTCCCGCCGCTCCTCATAACGCCGGAAGAACGCGGTCACCGGCACGCCCAACGCGGCCGACAAGGTCTGCAGAGTGGTCAGGGAAGGCGAAGTCAATCCGTTCTCGATCTTGGACAGCATGCCGGGCGACAGCCGCGCCGCATTGGCCAGATCCGCGACGGTCATGCCCAGCTTGGTGCGGAAATGGCGCACCTCGCGGCCGATCGCAACCTCCAGAAGATTCGCCCGTGCGCCGCCGATCTGATGGGGGTTCTGGCCGTCTCTTTCTTTCAGCATGCTTGCCTTTCCCTGTCGAATCTCTGTCGAACCAGCAGCAAAGTCCTGCTGCAAATAACCTTCGATATGGTGCGTCGCAGCAAACAGGACCAATTGACAGCTCTCGGTTTCTGTACTCCACTTTCCTAACAAGAAAGAAAATTTCTTCGTCCGCTCAAGCGGTATGTCTAGGGAGAAGACATATGTCTGTAACACCAAAACAGATCGCCAGCGATGGCGTCTCTGTGCTCAGCCTGGAACAGCGCATCGACAAGATGCACGGCCGCGATCGGCTCGGAGCGCTCACCTTCGTGGTGGCCTTGTGGATCGTCGTCCTGTTCGTCCTCTATACCATCTGGCCGGCAGTGACCAATGGCACGATCCAGACCATACTTCTGATCGCCGGGGCCGTGGTGCTGCTGTTCAACACCGCCGCGATCGTCGCGATGTTGAAGCATTACGTCGAAGACAAGCACTTCATCTACGGACTGGACATCAAGCATCTCGACGCCGCCCGGCGCCGCAAGCAGATGTGAGGCGGCCATGGCCAATTACCAACCGCCCAAGCAGAGCCTGATCGGGCAAGTCATGGATGTCGTCATCCTGCTGGTCCTGACCGTCGGAGCCCTTTACCTGCCGCTGTATCTCGGACTGGCCGGGGCGGCCAAGACGCCTCAGCCGATCGAGAACCCGACCTGGGAAGCCCTGAATCAGAACCCCGGCG harbors:
- a CDS encoding TrbI/VirB10 family protein, with product MTDNTITDTAAPMRLRAEPPRVTRLSRRMLAGVGAVALLGIGGALIYALQTRDAGPGGDELYSTENRPTADGLAGLPRDYTGPALGPPLPGDLGRPILDAQNRGQPVVPPAITTPAVDPEEERRRAEEEAARVSNVFFQTGPRVGATPGMTMPGLAGLDLGGQLAAQDRHTAFLNAPVDRQTVAPDRVTPPASPWILQAGAVIPAALITGIRSDLPGQITAQVTENVYDSPTGSLLLIPQGTRIIGQYDDGVTFGQRRVLLVWNRLILPGGRSIVLERLPGADASGYAGLEDGVDYHWWDLMRAAGLSTLLAVGTELATSDEDRLIRAIRDGAQDTINQAGQQIVQRQLQVAPTLTIRPGFPVRIIVTRDLVFEPAGG
- a CDS encoding GNAT family N-acetyltransferase, giving the protein MIRTAVDIDLSRRETIQTDNLIFRRPEVGDLPQLLEFARDPLLIKHSISRSDFTPYGLKLFIGQLPNPPTPMLTMFGVFFKEAPEELYGTVSYALREGNTVPRMTLWIRAKYRRRRFLAEVPTALLDFAFLVHRLDAIHADAFPDQKITPALALKYGFKFIGYRMEFSPMQEREIVLSVMELTRDEWLDYHRERFVRRSSMVHPLPQRSLSPHVSSLA
- a CDS encoding DUF2274 domain-containing protein: MTKLKLGPLPDDKPVKVTVELPAPLHRDLVAYAEVLARESGQPAADPVRLIVPMLERFIATDRGFVKARRTMG
- the trbG gene encoding P-type conjugative transfer protein TrbG — protein: MRTITHTPAIAVVLLSATMLAGCATNRTQQWSYDAEVPPLPAVQTAATDDTPRPLHVPPAWTVARGGQTAATPAGRVENANAAARVEPRREGYHNAIQIYPWSEGALYQVYAAVGQITTIALEPGESLTGTGPIAAGDTARWIIGDTESGSGASRRVHVLVKPTRPDISTNLVITTDRRIYMIELRARDALYMPAVAWAYPAPPPGQRQIVPAAPVIPAEAARNYRYGLTGDSPPWRPVSVFDDGRRVYVVFPAGIVQGEMPPIFVLGSDGEPQIVNSRVHQNVLIVDRLFGAAELRLGSGNRQQTVRIVRINPTQAAAAQPASATGDSPS
- the rpmA gene encoding 50S ribosomal protein L27, producing MAHKKAGGSSRNGRDSAGRRLGVKKFGGEHVIPGNILVRQRGTKWHPGDNVGLGKDHTIFALIEGKVEFRTGRSKRTYVSVVPAS
- a CDS encoding GNAT family N-acetyltransferase; amino-acid sequence: MNMAVEFTAPVAPAIETGRLILTPPTFADAPRIAALCNDRTVAENTTRIPHPYSEQDAISWLGTLGERPTTDQAVFGIWLNIPERVLIGAIGLERLTSGSEPALGYWLGAGYRGRGFATEAAKAILGYGFQVLGHDAVVASCRLTNAASRRVIEKCGFTYAGLTRSYLLALDQEEPMDFFRLSREQWSRRRRAAAIG
- the trbF gene encoding conjugal transfer protein TrbF, encoding MNIFKRPATHYGKSPEPTTPYQKAAQAWDERIGSARVQARNWRYFAFGSLILSAGFASALVLQSARGTVVPWVVQVDNLGQAQAVAPAVADYRPTDPQIAWHLGRFIEQVRAIPADAIIVRQNWLRAYEFTTDRGAAALNDYARANDPFTRVGRQQVAVEVSSVIRASPTSFRIAWTERHYENGQFSTTERWTAILTIVIQPPRNAERLRANPLGIYVNAISWSREMSQ
- a CDS encoding helix-turn-helix domain-containing protein — translated: MRQGKASMLKERDGQNPHQIGGARANLLEVAIGREVRHFRTKLGMTVADLANAARLSPGMLSKIENGLTSPSLTTLQTLSAALGVPVTAFFRRYEERRDAVHVKAGQGLVIERRGTRAGHQYQLLGHSGGVTGRVVVEPYLITLTKDSDVFPLFQHEGMEFIYMLEGEVVYRHADQLYRLLPGDSLFFDADAPHGPEEMISLPIRFLSVISYAREDT
- a CDS encoding helix-turn-helix domain-containing protein, whose amino-acid sequence is MTTLKVGIADPEEMKTRTMRIARGEEKSAPGEPTVWFASTESFARLLSASNRELLRVIHEHAPGSLEELAQITGRAGPNISRTLKKMEGCGLIRMEKGKGLKLVPKVVHDRVELVLPLIERRKKKGTRT